In the Candidatus Poribacteria bacterium genome, ATATAATCCGAGGAGATTGGAAGATGAATAGAGGAAAGTTCTACATCACAACGCCTATCTACTACGTCAACGCTCGACCGCACATAGGGCATGCATATACCACAATGGCGGCCGATATCGTCGCGAGACATCATAGATTAAAAGGCGATGACGTGTTCTTCCTCACAGGGACGGACGAACATGGACAGAATATCCAGCGCACGGCCGAGGAACACGGCATGCCCGAAAAGCAGTACTGCGACATGATCGCCGAGGAGTTCAAAAGGCTCTGGAAGAAGTTGAGCATTTCCAACGATTATTTCGTCAGAACCACGGACGAAAGACATATCAAGGCCGCGCAGAAGTTCTTTGAGGCGGTCTATAAATCCGGGGATATCTACAAGGGACATTATGAGGGGTGGTACTGCTCCAGGTGTGAGAGGTTTTATCTGGAAAAGGAGCTACAGGACGGAAAATGCCCCATACACGATATGCCGGTCGAATGGATCAAGGAGGAGAACTACTTCTTCGCCTTGTCGAAGTATAGGAATAAGCTGCTCAGACACATCGAGGAGAATCCCGATTTCATCCAGCCCGAATCCAGGCGTAACGAGGTTTTAAGCGTCCTGAGGGAGGGGCTGGAGGACATCAGCATATCACGTTCCACCGTTCGATGGGGCATACCGCTCCCCGTAGATCCCTCACAGACCATGTATGTCTGGATGGACGCGCTTTGTAACTATATCTCCGCCATCGGATACGGCGATGACCCTGAGACCTTCCGCAAGTACTGGCCCGCCGATCTGCATCTGATAGGCAAGGAGATAATAAGGTTCCACGTGATCATCTGGCCCGCACTGTTGATGTCGGCAGGGCTCCCTCTACCTGAAAGGATCTTCGCCCACGGGTGGCTGACCAAGGACGGGAAGAAGCTCAGCAAAAGCACCGGAAACGTTATAGATATAGACGAGCTGGTGGACAGGTTCGGCGTCGACCCTGTCAGATACTTCTTCATGAGGGAGTTCAGCTTCGGCAAGGACGGCGATTACACCGATAGCGCCTTTATAACCCGCTATAACGCGGACCTTGCAAACGACCTGGGCAACCTGGTTAATCGAACGGTGAATCTCGCCCGCAGGTTCTTCCAATCCGTTCCCCCTAACGATCACCCCGGGGAACATGATGAAGAGATAATCGGAATGGCGATCGAGGCGCATCGTCGATCCTCAAAGCAACTGGACGATCTGGCCTTCGATGAGGCCCTGGAGACGATCTGGCAGTTCATACGAAGGCTGAACAAATACGTCCAGCAGACCGAGGCGTGGCGGCTGGCTCAGAATGAAGATACAAAGGGGCGAGCAGGGACGATCATATATAACTGTCTCGAAGGACTGAGGTTCATATCGGTGATGATATACCCCTTCATGCCCGAATCGGCCCTGAGGATAAGGGAGCAGATCGGATTAAAGGGGCTGGACGAGGATTACAGCTCGCTCGAATCCTGGGGAGCTCTTAAACCGGGCACGCCCCTCGGGAAACCGGAGCCGATTTTCCCGAGGATCAAGGCTGAAAAGGCGAAAAAGGCAAAAGGGCAGCCTAAAAAGGAGGAGCTCATAACGATAGACGACTTCCGTAAGCTCGATCTGAGGGTGGCCGAGGTTTTGGAGGCCGAAAAGGTCGAAGGGACAGATAAGCTCCTGAGGCTCGTCGTCAACATCGGCCATGAGAAAAGGCAGATCGTGGCCGGAATCGCCGAGTATTATTCGCCCCAGGAGCTCATAGGGATGAAGATCATCATGGTGGCGAACCTGAAGCCGGCCACCATCCGTGGGATCGAATCGCAGGGGATGATCCTAGCAGCCGTAGGCAAGAGGGGATGTGCGGTGGCCACCGTCGATAGAGAGGTGCCCACAGGCACCAGGGTGAGGTGATCTATGAGCGGCGCCCTCGTGGATACACACTGCCATCTACAACTCGATGATTATAGAGACGATCTCCATGAGGTGCTCAAACGGGCAAGGGAGGCCAATGTGGTGAGGATGATAGCGGTCGGATTCAACCTCCAAACAAGCCGTCTTGCCGTGGAGCTGGCCTCCCGATTCGAACAGATCTACGCCACGGTCGGCGTTCATCCCCATGACGCCAAAGAATTCAACGAGAGGACGATCGACGAGCTCAGGAAATTGGCTCGAAGGGAGAAGGTGGTGGCGATCGGTGAGATAGGGCTCGACTACTACAGGAACCTCTCGCCGAGGGAAAAACAGAGATATGCCTTTGAAAGACAGCTGGAGCTCGCGGGAGAGCTGGGGCTGCCGGTGGTGATCCACGATAGGGACGCTCATGAGGATGTGGCGATAACGCTCGAACGGTATATAAACGTGTTCAAGGTGAACATCTCGGGGGTGATGCACTGCTTTTCGGGCGATTGGAAATTGGCCAAAAGATGTCTGGACGTTGGATTTTACATATCGATAGCGGGGCCGGTGACCTATCCGAACTCGGCCGATCTGAGACAAGTCGCCTCCAAGGTGCCGATCGATAGGGTTCTCGTGGAGACCGATTCCCCTTGGCTCGCACCACAACACAGGAGGGGTAGACGGAATGAGCCGGCCTATGTGAAATTCGTCGCCAGGAAGGTGGCCGAGCTGAGGAGAATGCCGTTCGGAAAACTCGCCGATATCACCACGCAAAACGCCGTTAAGCTTTTCGGAATCCAGATCTGAAACGAGGTGAGGTTATGTCGAAGATCTTCCCCTTGATCCTTATCGTTTTCGCCCTCATGTTTGTCTCGACTTCGGAGGGCGCTTTTCAGGATGTGGATTTTGATGCCAGAAGCGCGGGCATGGGCGGGGCGCCTGGGCTTGTGGACGGGGGGCTTACGGCCGCCTCGAACAACGTCGCCGCCTTGGGCTTCGCCGATGATATCCAGATCGGGCTGACCCACTCCTCCATTTTCGCCGATCTGGTTCGGGCGGAGTTCATCGGGATATCCCTGCCGTTTGGGAAGCTCGCCTCCCTTGGACTATGGGGTTCGATCTTGGGAGATGCCAAGGGGGTATATTCGGAGAGGATGATCTCGGTCGGATACGCCGTTAAACCCGCCTCCAATCTTGCCCTTGGACTGGCGGTGAAGTTTCTGAGGACGGGTTATGATCTCGAGGACGAGGCTATCAAGGCCAACCCCTATTTCTCAAAGACATCCGCCTCCGCTTTCACGGGTGATATCGGTGTGGCGGTCAATCCGTCTGAAGGGCTTTTCATCGGCATCTCGCTGCAGAACGTGATCCCGACCGACGTTTCGGTCTCCTCCTCGGGTGAGGATCAGGTGCCCGTCATCGCCCGCGCCTCGATCTCTTATAAGTTCTCCTCCATAGCCTCGGGGGTGCAGCAGGAGTTCATAGGGAAGCTGCTCTCCAGAAGCCAGGGGAACTTTGAGCTTTCGCAGCGATCCAACGATACAACGATAAGGCTGGGTGTGGAGTCATGGCCGAGCGATATGCTGGCCGTCAGGTTCGGATACGCCTACTGCGGGGGCAAACTGCAGGGGGGAACTATCTTCTCCTTGGGAGGAGGATTGAATTTGAAACTGGGAGGTGTGAGGTTGACCCTGGATTACGCCTATCAGACAGTTATCGGGGACCTGGTGGACAACACCTCCCACAGGATATCATCAACTTTCATCTTCTAACGGAGGGGAAGGGTGAAAGGGCTGATATTTGCAATTCCGATCTTTCTGGCGATATCGTCCCTCTCTCTTGGCGCCGTCAGCTCAACCGGTGAGATAAACGTAGAGGGGAACGATGAGGGGGTGGTATTCGCCAGCTCAAGTGCCGTTATGACGGTCGCTCTCATCATAGACAGATCTCAGGCTGAACCGGGCGAGGAGATCAAGACGATTCAGATCTTTATCCCGGCGGGGTTCACCGTCAAGTCTGATTACCTAAAATCGGTCAAACTCAACGGCAAGGAGATCAAAGGCGTTAAGGCCATCGCGGACGATATCTCGTTGAGGGTGATTCTGCCGGAGCTGATAACGGACGTCAACACATATGCCGAGATCTCATTTAAGGTCGAGACCCCGCCGCATGAGCTTCCGCAGAGGGTTGTGTTTGATGTGTTATTGTTGAATTTCGAGGATAAACCCATAGGGGAGTTCGTCAAACCCGGCAATGCCGACGGCAGGGATAACAACGACAGCTTCGCCGTCGCCGTTAAACCCAACATCCCTCCGCCGCCGCCCGCCGATTTCAACGCTCAGCTCGATCTCAGGGGTGAGAACGATGTCCTGCTTACCTGGAGACGATCCGATGACCCGGATGTCCGCGGATATTACGTCTATCGGGACGGCGAGAAGATAGCTCAGGTGCCGAACCCGAAAAGCGAGAAGGTTGAGTGGAAGGAGATTAACGTTCCCCCCGGGAGACATATATACCATGTCGAAGCGTTCAAGACGGAGCTGATACGCTCTCAGCCTTCCAACAAGGTCGAGCTGATCGTCAAGGAGGATACCTCCCCGCCATATCCACCCGCTGACTTCAAGATAAAGGAGTCAAGGGATGGGTTCGAGATATACTGGTCCGCCAGTCGATCGGAGGACGTGGTCAGATATAACCTCTACTTTGGAACCTCCAGATCAGACCTGCAGATCATAACCTCCCTTGAAAGATCCCAGATCGGCGATGAGGAGGGATACAAGTATTTCCACACCCCACCACGTCATGTTAAATCCTTCGTCTTCGCTGTCGAGGCTGTCGACGAGGTGGGGCTGAGGTCGCAGAGGCTGTTCCAGGAGAGACACGCTCTGCTCGAGCCGTATCCCAACCCGTTCACGCCTCTTTCATCCGATCCGGCCTTCAATAAGGTGATCTTCTCGGCAGCGGCCATCGAAGGGGCTGAGGGGGAGTTCTCGGTGAAGATCTTTGACCTCAGGGGCAGATTGATCGTCGAGCTTAAGGATGAAACGGGCGAGGGGAGAGTCTCATGGGACGGCAAGGTGAACGGACAGGTGGTTGAAAGCGGCATATACATCTATCAAATCAGAGTCGGCGATCAGTACAAGGTCGGGACGATAATTTTGGCCAAGTGAAAGGAGCAGAGGAGATGATACGATGTTCTTCAGGAGACGGGGTGAGAATCAGGGGGAGGGGTGGAAGGCCTTCGGGGAGATGAGCACCATAGGGATGGTGCTCGTCGTCTCCACGGTCATAGGGTTTCTGATAGGCAGATACATCGGCGTTAAGCTCGGCGAGGAGACCCTGGGGGCTGTGATCGGAACGATCCTGGGGGCAGGAGCGGGATTCCTCGAGATGTTCAGGATGGCGAATAAATA is a window encoding:
- a CDS encoding type IX secretion system membrane protein PorP/SprF, giving the protein MSKIFPLILIVFALMFVSTSEGAFQDVDFDARSAGMGGAPGLVDGGLTAASNNVAALGFADDIQIGLTHSSIFADLVRAEFIGISLPFGKLASLGLWGSILGDAKGVYSERMISVGYAVKPASNLALGLAVKFLRTGYDLEDEAIKANPYFSKTSASAFTGDIGVAVNPSEGLFIGISLQNVIPTDVSVSSSGEDQVPVIARASISYKFSSIASGVQQEFIGKLLSRSQGNFELSQRSNDTTIRLGVESWPSDMLAVRFGYAYCGGKLQGGTIFSLGGGLNLKLGGVRLTLDYAYQTVIGDLVDNTSHRISSTFIF
- the metG gene encoding methionine--tRNA ligase, which codes for MNRGKFYITTPIYYVNARPHIGHAYTTMAADIVARHHRLKGDDVFFLTGTDEHGQNIQRTAEEHGMPEKQYCDMIAEEFKRLWKKLSISNDYFVRTTDERHIKAAQKFFEAVYKSGDIYKGHYEGWYCSRCERFYLEKELQDGKCPIHDMPVEWIKEENYFFALSKYRNKLLRHIEENPDFIQPESRRNEVLSVLREGLEDISISRSTVRWGIPLPVDPSQTMYVWMDALCNYISAIGYGDDPETFRKYWPADLHLIGKEIIRFHVIIWPALLMSAGLPLPERIFAHGWLTKDGKKLSKSTGNVIDIDELVDRFGVDPVRYFFMREFSFGKDGDYTDSAFITRYNADLANDLGNLVNRTVNLARRFFQSVPPNDHPGEHDEEIIGMAIEAHRRSSKQLDDLAFDEALETIWQFIRRLNKYVQQTEAWRLAQNEDTKGRAGTIIYNCLEGLRFISVMIYPFMPESALRIREQIGLKGLDEDYSSLESWGALKPGTPLGKPEPIFPRIKAEKAKKAKGQPKKEELITIDDFRKLDLRVAEVLEAEKVEGTDKLLRLVVNIGHEKRQIVAGIAEYYSPQELIGMKIIMVANLKPATIRGIESQGMILAAVGKRGCAVATVDREVPTGTRVR
- a CDS encoding TatD family hydrolase: MSGALVDTHCHLQLDDYRDDLHEVLKRAREANVVRMIAVGFNLQTSRLAVELASRFEQIYATVGVHPHDAKEFNERTIDELRKLARREKVVAIGEIGLDYYRNLSPREKQRYAFERQLELAGELGLPVVIHDRDAHEDVAITLERYINVFKVNISGVMHCFSGDWKLAKRCLDVGFYISIAGPVTYPNSADLRQVASKVPIDRVLVETDSPWLAPQHRRGRRNEPAYVKFVARKVAELRRMPFGKLADITTQNAVKLFGIQI
- a CDS encoding AtpZ/AtpI family protein, translating into MFFRRRGENQGEGWKAFGEMSTIGMVLVVSTVIGFLIGRYIGVKLGEETLGAVIGTILGAGAGFLEMFRMANKYLR
- a CDS encoding T9SS type A sorting domain-containing protein, whose protein sequence is MKGLIFAIPIFLAISSLSLGAVSSTGEINVEGNDEGVVFASSSAVMTVALIIDRSQAEPGEEIKTIQIFIPAGFTVKSDYLKSVKLNGKEIKGVKAIADDISLRVILPELITDVNTYAEISFKVETPPHELPQRVVFDVLLLNFEDKPIGEFVKPGNADGRDNNDSFAVAVKPNIPPPPPADFNAQLDLRGENDVLLTWRRSDDPDVRGYYVYRDGEKIAQVPNPKSEKVEWKEINVPPGRHIYHVEAFKTELIRSQPSNKVELIVKEDTSPPYPPADFKIKESRDGFEIYWSASRSEDVVRYNLYFGTSRSDLQIITSLERSQIGDEEGYKYFHTPPRHVKSFVFAVEAVDEVGLRSQRLFQERHALLEPYPNPFTPLSSDPAFNKVIFSAAAIEGAEGEFSVKIFDLRGRLIVELKDETGEGRVSWDGKVNGQVVESGIYIYQIRVGDQYKVGTIILAK